In Lonchura striata isolate bLonStr1 chromosome 3, bLonStr1.mat, whole genome shotgun sequence, the sequence CCTCAgtctcctttcctccaggctaaaAACTAATAATTGCAAGTCAACATTGCTACAAGTTATAGTCAGCTCCAGCACTAATCCTGAAGCAGTACATCTTCCCAGTAACATCTACACTAGTATATGGATACTACCTATGCCATTAGAGTGCGCTCCTTAACCAATTTATATTAACTACAAAAGATTTGTCACCCAGCACCACAAAACCTGGAGTTTAAGCCAGGAGGATGTGGTTTGAACAGCATGAACATTTCTCTTGAGAAAAATGCAGTAAATCCAGTCAAGTCACAACTAAAGCAGTTGCAAGACTCTAGCTCATTAGTTTCCAACCCTGCAGGTTGCTGTTTCAGTGTAACTCTGAACAGAAAATTGTACTACCATACAGTCCCCTTACCTGCAATTTGACTAACAGAACATCCTACTCCTACTGAGAGGAGTAGAGGCAGCACAGAGTTACTAACTTAGTTGTGCCAAGCCACAACACCTTCTGATTTACATTTTTAGTTAAACAGTGAATTTGGAGGAAGAGGCCATGTGTAAGCACAAGCTGTTTCTCCAGATGGGTCACATAACCCATGACAGACTTTCACATTTACTCTGAAGGAATAAAAAGCCTCTGCTTGTCATCTGAACATCCTGGTGGTGACTCCTGGTCACCACCCAGAGTCCTGAGCCCTCCTGAAGTACCTTGTTCCAGGTTTACACTTTCTCCTGGTCACCCTATGTACAGAGCCACTTCACAGTACATCATAGCAGCCATGGCTCCCTTACTGGCCTCCCCCTGCCTCAAGACACTAGGCCTGACCAGTTAACCTGCTTTCAGACCTGCTTCAGGCTTGAGAAGTTGCATGGATGCTTACCAAGCCCGAGTTTGATCATCCTGTAGGTGCGGTTGGAGTGGGTCTGGGGATCTTCCAGGGAGAAACCAGAGGACAGCAGAGCAGTCTCAAAGAGTAGCACCACCAGATCTTCAACAGCTTTATCATTCTTGTCAGCATCAGCCTTCTGGCGAAGGGTTTCTACAATTGGGTGGTCAGGGCTGATCTTCAGGTGCTTCTTGGCCATCATATAGCCCATGGTAGAGCTGTCCCGCAGTGCCTGAGCCTTCATGATGTGCTCCATGTTGGCTGTCCAACCATAGGTGCTGGTGACGATGCAGCAGGGAGACGAGACCAACTGGTTTGAGATTGTGACCTGCCAACATAGCCAAGGGTTAGCTGAGCAAGGCCCCCATAAGCCCTGGACTAGGCCCAGCCACAGCATACTGCAGCCCAAGTCTTTGACCCTGGTTCACCTGGGAACACCCCAAAGCAAGCAGAGATGCTCCAAGCAGCTCCAGGACTGCTGCAGACTAATTTGTACAGCTCAGCCAGCACTTAAGAGCACCCACTCCATGTTTGCCACACTTAACCTCTCTCATCAATGCATGTATTTGGGTCAGTGCCCCTTACTTGCAGCCTGGCTGCTTAGAGCAAGATGGTGCATGCTGGGCCCTCCAGTCTCCTTtagcagctcctctgcaggaGATGAGAGGCATGCATTGAGCAGGAGCTCTCACCTGCAGCAAAGAGGACCCAGCTCTCCTCTCCAGCACAGGGCTAAGCTCCCTGCCCACCTCACCTTCTCCACCTTCTCGTCCAGGATTTCCTTCGTAAGTTTGCAGAGGTTCTCAAACTTGGCCTTGCTCTcctccatctttttttttcacttcctcATCCTCAGGCAGCTTCAGCCCCTCTTTGGTGACTGATACCAGGGTCTTGCCATCAAACTCCTTGAGCTGTTGCACGCAATACTCATCGATGGGCTCTGTCATGTACATCACCTCAAAGCCACGCTTCCGTGCACACTCCACAAAGGCTGAGTTAGCAACCTGCTCCTTATTCTCCCCTGTGTTTGTGGAAGGTAGAAATGAAACATCACCAAGAGGTAAGAGCTGGTTACAGCAGGACAAACACCATCAGTCACTTGGGACCCCTAACATAAAactggcagagcagccagggtTCTAGGCCTGGTGGCCTTTCCCCAGCACCCAGGAATGAGCTGTAATTCAGCAGGGATGACCTGCTGTAGGCAGcaggaaatgttttaaattatggTTCATATGCAGGTTACCTGCCTCCACCTTGCTAGgctcagaggagctctggcTCACCTGTGATGTAGATACTCTTCTGGTTCTCCTTCATATGGGACATGTATTCAGAAAGCAAAGTCATCTCATCACCTGACTGGGATGTGTGATACCGCAGCAGCTCCAAAAGGCACTTTCAGTTGGTGGAATCCTCATGGATGCCCAACTGGAGGCAGAAGAGATGCATGAAGTCTCCAGGACAGGACTTGGATGCACTTGGCCGCCCCTGAGGCACAGCCATCTGCCCAGCTGTTGATCATTTGAGTGTTTGACCTAGAGCAGCCAGAGGGGACAGGTGCCCACAAAGGCACTCCTTCACACATTCACAAGACATGAATCCTAACATCCATGCAGAGGAGACACAGCATAGGAAGAACATTGCTCCTCAGGCAGATAGGTCATGGGCCCTTCCCTCCTCCAGGTGCAGGGTGCCCAACTCACCTTGAGATTCTTGGAAAAAGCTTCATAAAATTTCTTGTAGTTCTCTGTCTTCTGCCAGCTCAGAAAAGAGCTCCAAGCATTTCTTCACAATGTTTTTGCAGATCACAGAGGATCTTGCTCTGCTGGACATCTCACGAGAAATGTTCAGAGGAAGGTCCTCTGAGTCCACAACACCCCGGATGAAGTCTGCATAGGGAGAATGAAAATAGATGTCAGGTTAAGGATTTTGAGcttcagcacagaaagaaaagagctAAAACACTGATTGCTGTGCACCCACACCAGCTAACACCTCATCCAGTCCCTCTGTTCTGGAAGTGGTACCACAGGCTGTGGGGATCCGAGCTCTGCACTGGGAGACTGTGGTGGGGGGCTCTTACTTAGGTATTCAGGGACAAGCTCGTTACAGCTGTCCATGATGAAGGCCTGCTTCACATACAGCTTAAtgttcttcttcttcttcttgttctCAAAGAGGTCAAAAGGGGCATGGCATGGGATGAAAAGCAAGGCCCTGAACTCCAGCTGCCCTTCCACAGAGAAGTGCTGTggaaccaggaaaaaaaaaaacagctgctgTGGTGTTTCACTTCTCCTTTCCCCAGCTCTCACAGCAGGGAGGCTGAACTGCTACTcctcagcactggggctggcaaaggggCACAGCAACATCTCTAGCATCCAAGCAGCCTGTACTTCCTTCTGCTCAGACCCACTATCCCCTATGTGCCAAGGTCCTCTGGCATACAGCAGGCTTGGATAGAGAAGTCAGTGCTCCTCTGAAACCCCACATCCTCCTGTCTTGCTTATGGACTGGCACTGCCAATCCTTCCACCTGCATGAGAGTCACAGTGCAGGTTGCTCCATCACCAAGTGGCCTGAGAGTGCTCAGTCCCACAGAGGCACATCTATGTGGTGACTCTGGATAAGGGCTGGAAAGGGGCCCTCTGcttctccctggaaggcagggTAGCCCAGCACCCACCTTGACAACCAAATGGTCCTCCCAGTCATTGGTGAGGCACTTGTAGAACTCGCCATACTGCCCCTGGGTGATGTCATCAGGGTTGTGGGTCCAAATTGATTTGGTCTTGTTCAGCTCCTCCTGGTCAATATatttcttctgattttcttggtctttttctttttgcctttgtctccctcctcttcctccacatCAGAGCCCACATCCTCAATTTTGGGTTTCTCTTCATCTTTGGACACTGActcttcctccttctcatccttttcctcctctgcttcaTCATCACTGATCTTTTTCACATTCTTTCTCCAGCTGTGGAGAAACAAACAAGCAATAGCTAGGTTTAGTCTGAAGTTACCAAGAATCCTTTAGCTCCAGATGAGAAAAATGGTATCTTCCAAGTCCAAACAAATGCATCATCTGGAATCAAAGCTCTTGGAACCAGTCCTCAAAAGCCCCTCATCATGCAACCAAAAGCTGTGTCTGAGAAAAGTGGCAGGAACCCTCCTTTTTCTATGGCTGATTTAAGATGATCTTCAGCTATAGAGATCAAAGGCTTTAGTGTGACTGGATATCCACCTCCTTCACCTCCAGTAAGCCCCCAGCCTCAAACCACCTTTGGCCACAGAAGCTGAGAGCACCACTGCTCAGTACCCAGCAGCCAGGAACTACAGAAGGGACCATACAATGGGCTCCTGTTTCTAACACCACCACCCCTGCCTCCAGCTTTCCAGTTGGTCCACAACAACTGTGGTAGTCATTTCCGTACGTATGTAGAGTGTCGTGGGGTAGCCAATGAACTGGGAGTGCTTCTTCACCACCTCTTTCACACGATGCTCCTCCAACTACTCAGTCCGGTCTTCCTTCAAGTACAGGATCACTTTGGTGTCATGTCCAATGGGCTCACCTGCAGTGTGGGAAGAGAAACATCAGTACTTCAGGGCAGACAGCAAGTGTGACCAGCTCCTCGACCCTAAATGTTACGTGATACCCAACATTAACCAGTGTGActgacagccagcacagctctaaGGAGCACCAGCGAAAGGGGTACTTCTGGCAGGAAAACATGCTTGGTTTTTTGTACAATACACACCATGGTCAGTTCGGACAGTGAACGAGCCCCCAGCTGATGACTCCCAAGCATACTGCTCATCATCATTGTGCTTGGTAATGACAACCACCTTCTCAGCCACCAGACAGGTGGAATAGAAACCCACACCAACCTGCCCGATCATGGAGATGTCTGCGCCAGCCTGTGaaagcagagagcagctgctAAGACCAGTGTACAGGCAGAAAATGTCTGTGACTGATTCACAGCAGCAAAGAACCGGGTcaagcacacagagaaaaacatgCAAGTGTCAACAGGCAACCAGCTCTATGCTCAGCTCCTCCTTGGTGTTGGAAAGATGGGGAAAGCAAACTTGAGTAGGCCAACATTTCCCACAGGAAGCAAGGCGGCAGAGCCTTTCtattgtttatttattatttgtacATTCAGTGCCAGCCTGTGACCCAGGTGTTGGGAAACCCATGCAGCCAAAGGCAGCCCACCTGCAGTGCTTCCATGAAGGCTTTGGTCCCAGATTTGGCAATGGTGCCCAGGTTGTTGATGAGCTCTGCTTTTGTCATCCCAATGCCAGTGTCCACCAGAGTCAGTTTGCAGTCCCAGGGTTGGGGATGATATCAGTTTTCAGGTCTTTCCCACTGTCCAGCTTGGAGGGATTGGTCAGGCTCTCATAGCGGATCTTATCCAGGGCCTAGGGGGAGAGGGATGCTTGACACAACCTCCCTACTCATGAGCcttctccatccctgccctgcacaagCCTTCCCAGAGAGCTAGGAGTCTGCCTCTTCCCAGGCACCCCTGGAAGGACACCAGCCCGACTCCAAGCCTGCAGGCAGAGGAAAGAGCCCACTCCCACCCGGGCTCACGTCAGAGGCATTGGAGATGAGCTCCCGTGGGAACATCTCCTTATTGGAATAGAAGGTGTTGATAATGAGTGACATGAGCTGGGCAATCTCCGCCTGGAAGGCGAAGGTCTccacatcctcctcctcgtgctgCACTTTCTCCGGCGTCTACAAGACAAacatgtgaaaaatgccaatcacctggtttttaaaattttaaaagtttaataataataaaatggttaaaaaaataataatacaattagagtaataaattttagagttaggacaattacaagacaataaaaagcaaagaattatggacgTCCGGATGCTCTAGGACACTAAGTCACAaaaagcatgccttgtgaacaaaggaatcacccttaaaccaatacacttgttgcatattcatacgtccttcatggttatgcatacattctattctaaacaagaaactgctgtatgtcaactgtttcctttaatcccctggccTCTTGGAATCTGAGCAAGgactgaagaaattagcttcttctgataagaagccataaattcctctcctgtggaagatttaggtgttcctcaaagcaagtatctcattcctaaaaagaaaactccccccacatacatagtctttattttaacattatgttgtaacctaaaactacacttaacacaatacgtaagagaattaatacagcataactttctaacatgacacatataatattcattgcaacatttgcgaaaagccactcataaatatgcatttttcacaaacaCATGCCTATTTTCAGTACATTTTCAGGGCAAGAGACTCAGAGAGTGGGTGATGGGGGCATCAGGCCCAGCCCCACGTCCCGCTCCGACCCTACCGTCCCGGGCGTAAGGGAGCGGCGAAAGCGCTTAATTGACTCCCGGCTGCTTTTTATAGGCACGGGACGAGGGGGCAGGCTCAGGGCGCACCGTGTCCTTCCGCTTTAAAGGCGTCTCGCTCAGGGAACCGAGATCGATGGTGTACGGGAGGCACCGGCGTTGCCGTTTAGcggcggccgtggcgggggcgGGCGTGCAACAAACGCTCAGCTCCGCGCTACCGCTCTGCCAGCCGCGGCTCCCCGCCGCCCTCGGCCCCGGGACCTCCTAGCGCCGCGCCGGGGAGCCCCGGCCAGGAGGAATACAGCTGCGGCTGGAAAACCACTGCCCGAGTACCCCACCGCGGCGGCACCGCTTCGGCTCCACGGCTGGGGCGCGGAACCGGGGATCCGCACCGCCCCAGCTTCACCCGGCGGCTCCCCTCGAGGCCGGGAGCCGCGTAGTTCTGCTGGCCTGAGGCTGCGTGAAACTGAAGCACAGCGGCTGCAGGGGCGGGGACAGAAGGTGTCAGTGCCGCAGTGTACGGGCGGCCTGTGTCGCGGTTGCAAAACCGCGTTTGGAGACGTTGTCCTTTCAGTGTCAATCAGTCTTAAGCCTTACCATTCCAGTATCTGCAAGTATCCATTATCCATTATCATCCAGTATCCATTTCTGAGCTTCTCAGTAAAAGAGAGACATGGAGCCCCTGGAGTCTGTCCAGCAGAGGATAAAAAAGATGATTAAGGGACAGGAGCATTTCTCTTAAGAGGAAaggatgagggagctgggcctgttccgCCTTGAGATGACTGAGAAGGGAGCTCATCAATGTCTATAAGTATCTCAAAGAAGGTGTCGAGGATagagccaggctctgcttggTGCtgccaagcaataggacaagaggcagaAACCACAAACTGATACACAGGAAATTCGGCCTGAAAATACATAAGAACTTACTTACTGTGTTAGTGATGCAGCACTGGAAGAGATTGCCCACAGAGACTGTGGAGACTCCATCACTGGAGATGCTCAAGAACAGTCTGGACACAattctgtgccctgtgctctaggatgaccctgcttaGGCAGAGATGGTGGACCTAATTAttcactgtggtcccttccaacctgacccattctgtgattctgtgttgaAGCTGTCGGTACAAAAGCCCTGACGAGCAAAAGGAAGTTGGAAGTGGGATGAGGGGACCCAAGCTCCCACACAGGTTTTGCTGCTTGGTGGTGCAAAGAGGTGATGGCTGTGAATCAATGATGTGGGACAGAGGGAGGGGGATTCCCGCTGGCAGGCTGGTGTAGTtcaccccagcagcaggaggtggcaCTCTGTTTTCTCCCAGGCACAAAGAAAGCTGCcaggtgctgtgctgcagggcactgcaCCTCCAAGTATGAAggtgcatctgctcttcatcaAAGGTGTCAGTATTCCCTTGGTGTACCTCGAGGGCAGCATCCCTGGGGTGCTAGTGGATGAGAGGCTTCACCATGTGCACCCACAGCTCAAAAAGACAGTGGTGTCCTGGGttgcatccaaagcagcacggccagcagggcaagggacAGTTTACTGCCCCTGCTCTGGTGAGaacccacctgcagtgctgcatccagctctggggtcccctgCACAGGAAGGACTTGCACCTGTTCGAGATAGTCCATAGGAGGAGCAGCAacatgatcagagggatggtgCACTTCTCCTGCAAGGGATGTCTCAGAGAAtttttgttcagcctggagaaagctTTGGTGTGAtctaattgtggccttccagtacctgaaggggaCCTACAATAAAGATGGATAGGGACAAAGAGTATGTAGTTacagaacaagggggaatggtttcaAACAGAGGGAAGTTTTAGATATTGGGCAAGAAATGTATTACTCTGAGGGTGaagaggcactggaacaggttgcccagagaagctgtggatgccccaaccCCCCAAAGTCTTCAGGGCCAGGCTGTATGGGACTGCAAGTAACCTGGTGAAGTGGAAATTGTCACAGCCCATGTCAGGGggtttggaactggatgatcttcaaggtcctgAACCATTCTGATTTTATAGTTCTACGATCCCCTTCCAACACTGGCTGTGTCATAGCTGGGCCTGGCTGTGCAGGGCATGCACACACCATTCCCACCATTTCTGATGCTGGTTGCAGGGGGCTACAGGATAGTAAAGAAATGCCAGTGCCTTCTCACTTCAACCCTTGACCCTCCACAGCCCCTCTCCCCTGTGGCGACAGAGACAAAAACACATACCCAAAGgagctttttgttctttttatagAAAATGGCAACTGTATAGACACATTTACACAACAAGGGACAGGAAAGCCAAGGGAGAGGTGAGGCCTTCCCTTGTAGCACACATGGGTAGGGAAGGCAGCTTTGTTGGGAAGGGAGTTGCTGCCTTTCCTCTTGTAACCCACAATAGAACCTCCTGTCACACAACCAGGAGGCTGAAAAAAACCAATGTCAgagtcaccaaaaaaaaaaaaaaaaagagaagcaaggAGAGGGGGAGAAGGTGGGGTGTGGAGACCTCCTCCTCCCTCAGGCTACCACAGTGTTGGCTCTTCCTGTGGCTGGGACACAGATGTCTACACTTTTGGGAAACCACTGGGCAGGAGGATGTGCGTATAGCAGAGAGCAGGGATGGTGAGGCCAGCTGGTGCTCTCCTCCCCCTCCACATGTCTAccagcaggaggagggatgTGGGGTATTTCCAGGCCTCctaggaggagaggagagaatcTCCTAGATGCTTTGGAGACAAGGGCAAGAGAAAGAGTAACACTAGTTATGAGCCTTTCACTCTCTCAGAGAGAAAAAGGCTGAAAATGGCTTTTGGCCTTGAGCCAGAAAAGTTATGCAGCATGGGAGGCAGCTGGACATCTTGGAGATCCTGGGGGGTCTTACAACACACACAGCATAGGGAAGGAGAAGGCACATAGGCCTGAAGGCATCACACAGCTGAGCATGGCAGGAACCAGGCCAACCCTGCAGGAGTGGAACCGTCCCTGGGTGTAATGTCTGCTGTGGCAGTGTGATTTGGCAGGAATGGGTGGAAGCTGTTATTTCCCCACAGTGCTGAGGAGTCCAGGGCCTCAGTGGAGGATGCAGAGCCATCTCTTGGTGTCCTGCACCCTCTGTGTGCCTCTGCTAGATGAGAATTCGGACCAGAAAGGAGACAGCAGCTCCTAGAGCCAAGCCCAGTGACAGGAAAAACGCCATGACAGCTCCAGCTGTCTCTGCTTCGTGCACAAGCACTTTCCTAGGGGAAAAACAGGTATCAGATCCATACTCAAGATGCGTGTCCCGTGCCCTGCTGTTCAGTGGACCTGGGAAGCTTGTCTGCAGCAGAGGAGTGGCAAGAAGAAATCCCCCTTGGCTTCCAGAGCCACAAGAGCTCCAAGTCTCCATACTGTTGGTTCATAAAGTGCATCAGACAGGCCACCCTGAAGCTCCTGGCACCAGGGACATCCCTCTTTGACTCCTGTGGGGCTCcttgtgctgcctgtgctggggcaaGGCTGCTCACCCTACTGTGGGTGCTTCGCCATGCTTTGCTCCCCTCCAGATCCCCGCTGcatccagccccttcccaatGTGGCAGGTGGGGAAAATGGATAGCCCAGATAGCTTCCTCATCCCTAGGATTGGAGGCACAAGCCTGGGAGATGGGACACTGTGGATAGCGACAATTCCCTTCTGTGCCTGCGGCCTCTTCTCCCGatgccagagctgggcagagctagATTCCACAAATCATTCCAGGGCTGGCATCTGGGGGCATAACCAACCCTtcccttgtccccagctcaCACTCACTTTGGCCCGAAGCACATGCAAAGGCTGGCCAGGTAGCCATTGGAGATGGAGAAGAAGATCATGAAGACGATGTACCAGGCATCATGAGAGAACACAACAGGCAGGTAGTAACGGGGTGTCACGTTGCACAGCATGAAAAGAGGGACAAAGATGACACGGAGGACCACCATCactggcaggaggcagctgtCCATCCCGGGCTGGGAGAAAAACATAGATCACTGAGCCACTGAGAACTGGACATTCCCCATCCCATGGCATGCTGGCAGAGGCTCTACAGAGGCTGTCCCTACTGCTCCAGGGCTGTGGAAGAGCCACAGAGATGGCAAAGCTGCTGAGAGACTTCCTCAGTTTCAACAAATCTCAGCATCACCATCTGCAGTCATAAGCAGGTTCTAGGTCTGAAAGCCCTGTCACAGGTGACTTGAAGCAGCACTAGAGCCAAAATACTGAGCCAGGCTTGTGGGCAACTGTTAAGCCCTTGCTGGCAATAGACAGGCAGGCAAGAGAGCTTTGTGCACGCTCATGCAGTGAGCCAGCATGCAGAACATGGGTGGCTGAGGTAAATCCCCTCTGGCACCTCAGTGGTGCCAGACTGGGCTTTAGCCAGCTCTTCACCATCCTATGCCATCCTCCAACAAGCAGGGCAAGATCCAGAAATCTGAGAAAGGGATTATGCTGAGCTTGTTTTGGAATGTGCTGGGAAAAGCATGGACCAAGTTACAGTCTCCTTAGATCCTACTAGAGTTCCTGAGCAATTAAGGCTGGGACAAAGAAGGAGGTACCATCCCCCTGTGTtgtccctgcagctgggacTATGGCAGCCCCTGGACCGAGACAGGCCTCATCCCCTCAGTGAGGTGCCAGGTTCACAAATGACAGGGTCCACTGGTCTGAGGCAAGGAGAGACCCACAGCTgtcttgggagctgctgggctggcatgACCACAGGAAACTCCATGAACACAGGAGGAAACTGAGGTTAGGCCAGCTGCCGTGTCTATGGGGCAAACTGGAGACAGCAGCTGCCTCTCCTACTTGAGGAGCACAAGAGTGAGCGGGGCCCCAACCAGGGAAATGTGGCCCAAACCACATGCAGTCAGACTTTCCACGCTGCCTTGTTTTGGAAACATCTCCTGCTGGGTCATCCCATCATGGAGGCTGTGGCCTGAACAACAGACAAGGCGGCTCATGGCCAAGACTGAAGGCAACAAGCAGTGATGGCCAGCGGAGAAGCAGCTCCAGGCCGTGGGGAAGGCAGGCCCAGGCAGACCCCATGCAGCATGTGGTCCTGAGGAGCTTCTCTAAACAAACAGCCTGAACAATACAGGGGGAAACAGTGTTTGGGCAGTGGGTGAAGAGGCAGGAAGAGACCCAGACAAGAAAGCCCCTTTCCTTGCCCATCCTGGGGAGATAAGAGCAAGGGGATGTGGCAGGGGACAGTACTGTGATCCACATGGCatggccctgccctgctctcagGACAAGGGTCTTTGAAGCAGCTGtgtcctgtgccaaggccagaaGTTTATTTTGGGCTGCCCTGTCTTTCACC encodes:
- the HSP90AB1 gene encoding LOW QUALITY PROTEIN: heat shock protein HSP 90-beta (The sequence of the model RefSeq protein was modified relative to this genomic sequence to represent the inferred CDS: inserted 4 bases in 3 codons; deleted 1 base in 1 codon; substituted 2 bases at 2 genomic stop codons), translating into MDNGYLQILECRCASVSRSLRPAELRGSRPRGEPPGEAGATPEKVQHEEEDVETFAFQAEIAQLMSLIINTFYSNKEMFPRELISNASDALDKIRYESLTNPSKLDSGKDLKTDIIPNPXDCKLTLVDTGIGMTKAELINNLGTIAKSGTKAFMEALQAGADISMIGQVGVGFYSTCLVAEKVVVITKHNDDEQYAWESSAGGSFTVRTDHGEPIGHDTKVILYLKEDRTEXLEEHRVKEVVKKHSQFIGYPTTLYIRTEMTTTISDDEAEEEKDEKEEESVSKDEEKPKIEDVGSDVEEEEGDKGKKKKTKKIRXKYIDQEELNKTKSIWTHNPDDITQGQYGEFYKCLTNDWEDHLVVKHFSVEGQLEFRALLFIPCHAPFDLFENKKKKKNIKLYVKQAFIMDSCNELVPEYLNFIRGVVDSEDLPLNISREMSSRARSSVICKNIVKKCLELFSELAEDXENYKKFYEAFSKNLKLGIHEDSTNXKCLLELLRYHTSQSGDEMTLLSEYMSHMKENQKSIYITGENKEQVANSAFVECARKRGFEVMYMTEPIDEYCVQQLKEFDGKTLVSVTKEGLKLPEDEEVKKKMEESKAKFENLCKLTKEILDEKVEKVTISNQLVSSPCCIVTSTYGWTANMEHIMKAQALRDSSTMGYMMAKKHLKISPDHPIVETLRQKADADKNDKAVEDLVVLLFETALLSSGFSLEDPQTHSNRTYRMIKLGLGIDEDEVAAEEPSAAVLEEIPPLEGDEDTSCMAEVD